From one Lotus japonicus ecotype B-129 chromosome 3, LjGifu_v1.2 genomic stretch:
- the LOC130745125 gene encoding uncharacterized protein LOC130745125 has product MSVLSPSGDGSAKPPDKGTQPQHISFKDKLMGGSSVSPPREFVDLIDNGKMKVIYVNDNPLLPKIVVEQEVIENMSSSWKDALVISLLGKRLGYKLMKAKLTSLWRLAGEFDLMDVDNGFFMVKFDRTEDRDRVISGGPWMIFDHYLAVATWSPEFISPAAKVKKTLAWIRIPGLNVIFYDESYLMSAARAIGKPVKLDKSTLKAER; this is encoded by the coding sequence ATGTCTGTTCTCTCTCCCTCTGGAGATGGCAGCGCGAAGCCACCGGACAAGGGCACTCAGCCGCAACATATTTCCTTCAAGGACAAGCTCATGGGGGGTTCTTCTGTTTCCCCACCACGTGAATTCGTAGACTTAATTGACAATGGTAAGATGAAGGTGATCTATGTGAATGATAATCCACTGCTACCAAAAATAGTAGTGGAACAGGAGGTGATTGAGAACATGTCCTCATCGTGGAAGGATGCTCTAGTCATCTCCCTTCTGGGCAAAAGACTAGGATACAAGCTCATGAAGGCTAAATTGACGAGCCTCTGGAGGCTGGCTGGCGAATTTGATCTCATGGATGTGGATAATGGCTTCTTCATGGTCAAATTTGACAGAACTGAGGACCGAGACAGGGTCATTAGTGGAGGACCCTGGATGATCTTTGATCATTACCTGGCGGTGGCCACCTGGAGCCCGGAGTTCATATCCCCGGCTGCAAAGGTTAAGAAAACGTTGGCATGGATTCGCATCCCTGGTCTCAATGTCATATTTTATGATGAGAGCTATCTGATGTCGGCTGCAAGAGCCATAGGCAAGCCAGTGAAGCTGGATAAGAGCACACTCAAGGCGGAAAGGTGA
- the LOC130748018 gene encoding uncharacterized protein LOC130748018 isoform X2 yields the protein MVSLQEPSWIRLYQNPLTKIDKQKGFSKELMLRPSFPTIVRESDKHDINSEVIVIVDDAWKVGDLVDWFTDGCFWSGEVTKILGKDKVQVDLVPPPLGEGSSYEALSKDLRPSLDWCPEKGWTVPMPMEDGCRRPCARIINTANSGGVVKIHATDGAVEVGQPTVRSYSSKKNEGILECTDGSVARKEQCDTSRNGMEIEESGNKFGGTCFSDSVLKSHIMDAPMENSERVAMNSGYNDEYPAKRMRNIRSICLNSMSSNTIEAAILDLEELVNRIRWLRNMLNLGVPLSGTKRSSWEILHHAPR from the exons AGCCAAGTTGGATCAGGTTGTATCAGAACCCCCTAACTAAGATTGACAAGCAAAAGGGATTCAGCAAGGAATTGATGCTGCGACCTTCATTTCCTACTATCGTTCGTGAAAGTGATAAGCATGATATCAATTCAGAAGTGATAGTTATTGTTGATGATGCATGGAAGGTTGGGGATTTGGTAGATTGGTTCACTGATGGTTGTTTTTGGTCTGGAGAAGTTACTAAAATATTAGGAAAAGATAAAGTTCAG GTTGATTTGGTACCTCCTCCACTGGGTGAAGGGTCATCCTACGAAGCTTTAAGCAAGGACCTTCGCCCATCCTTGGACTGGTGCCCAGAGAAAGGTTGGACCGTTCCTATGCCTATG GAGGATGGATGTAGGAGGCCTTGTGCTCGTATAATAAATACAGCAAATTCCG GGGGTGTAGTGAAAATCCATGCTACAGATGGAGCAGTGGAGGTTGGTCAGCCTACAGTGAGGTCATATTCGTCTAAAAAAAATGAGGGCATCTTGGAATGTACAGATGGATCTGTGGCAAGAAAAGAGCAATGCGACACTAGCAGAAATGGTATGGAGATTGAAGAGTCTGGCAACAAATTTGGAGGAACTTGTTTTTCAGATAGTGTTTTGAAATCACATATTATGGATGCACCAATGGAGAATTCGGAAAGGGTTGCCATGAATAGTGGATATAATGATGAATATCCAGCAAAGAGGATGAGAAATATCAGAAGCATTTGTCTGAATTCCATGTCTTCCAATACGATAGAAGCTGCAATTTTGGACTTGGAGGAACTTGTAAATAGGATTAGATGGTTAAGGAATATGTTGAATTTAGGGGTGCCTTTATCGGGTACTAAACGATCATCATGGGAAATTTTGCATCATGCGCCCCGCTGA
- the LOC130748018 gene encoding uncharacterized protein LOC130748018 isoform X1 codes for MALLKMPDLPFQVGDLAESRSFRVGYRGAWFRCKIGGIRTKNAVMSYLLEYYDYQDEKPSWIRLYQNPLTKIDKQKGFSKELMLRPSFPTIVRESDKHDINSEVIVIVDDAWKVGDLVDWFTDGCFWSGEVTKILGKDKVQVDLVPPPLGEGSSYEALSKDLRPSLDWCPEKGWTVPMPMEDGCRRPCARIINTANSGGVVKIHATDGAVEVGQPTVRSYSSKKNEGILECTDGSVARKEQCDTSRNGMEIEESGNKFGGTCFSDSVLKSHIMDAPMENSERVAMNSGYNDEYPAKRMRNIRSICLNSMSSNTIEAAILDLEELVNRIRWLRNMLNLGVPLSGTKRSSWEILHHAPR; via the exons ATTGGAGGGATTCGTACGAAAAATGCCGTGATGTCCTATCTATTGGAGTATTATGACTACCAAGATGAAA AGCCAAGTTGGATCAGGTTGTATCAGAACCCCCTAACTAAGATTGACAAGCAAAAGGGATTCAGCAAGGAATTGATGCTGCGACCTTCATTTCCTACTATCGTTCGTGAAAGTGATAAGCATGATATCAATTCAGAAGTGATAGTTATTGTTGATGATGCATGGAAGGTTGGGGATTTGGTAGATTGGTTCACTGATGGTTGTTTTTGGTCTGGAGAAGTTACTAAAATATTAGGAAAAGATAAAGTTCAG GTTGATTTGGTACCTCCTCCACTGGGTGAAGGGTCATCCTACGAAGCTTTAAGCAAGGACCTTCGCCCATCCTTGGACTGGTGCCCAGAGAAAGGTTGGACCGTTCCTATGCCTATG GAGGATGGATGTAGGAGGCCTTGTGCTCGTATAATAAATACAGCAAATTCCG GGGGTGTAGTGAAAATCCATGCTACAGATGGAGCAGTGGAGGTTGGTCAGCCTACAGTGAGGTCATATTCGTCTAAAAAAAATGAGGGCATCTTGGAATGTACAGATGGATCTGTGGCAAGAAAAGAGCAATGCGACACTAGCAGAAATGGTATGGAGATTGAAGAGTCTGGCAACAAATTTGGAGGAACTTGTTTTTCAGATAGTGTTTTGAAATCACATATTATGGATGCACCAATGGAGAATTCGGAAAGGGTTGCCATGAATAGTGGATATAATGATGAATATCCAGCAAAGAGGATGAGAAATATCAGAAGCATTTGTCTGAATTCCATGTCTTCCAATACGATAGAAGCTGCAATTTTGGACTTGGAGGAACTTGTAAATAGGATTAGATGGTTAAGGAATATGTTGAATTTAGGGGTGCCTTTATCGGGTACTAAACGATCATCATGGGAAATTTTGCATCATGCGCCCCGCTGA